The window AGCGCATCGGCGGCATCATGGTCTACGACGTGACCGACCCGGCCCGCGCCACCTTCGTCACCTACGTCAACAACCGTGACTTCACCGCCCCGGCCGACAGCCCGCAGGCCGGCGACCTCGGCGCCGAGGGTCTGGTCTTCATCCCGGCGGTCGACTCTCCGAACGGTGAGAACCTGGTCGTCGTCGGCAACGAGGTGTCCGGCACCACCACGATCTTCGAGATCACCACCGCCGAGGTGACCGGCCAGTCCTCCGTCTCCGCGTTCTCCTCCCTCTCCTCCCGTTAACCCCTCGCGTCGGGAGGGGATGGCTGCTAAGTTCTATCAACGATCAGTAATCCCATCCTCAAGGAGTTCCTCTGTGATCCGTCGTCGTCTCGCCGTTGCCCTGGTTGCCGCAGCCAGCACCTCCCTGGCCCTGGTCACCCCGGTACACGCCGAGGAGACCGAGCAGGGCATCTCCTCGCTGTCCTCCCTCTCCTCCACCACTGGTTCCTCCGACTCCACCGAGTCCACGCCCACGCCCACCCCGGGTGAGGACGAGGACGAGGAGAAGGAGGTCCAGCTCCCGGGCTGGGCCGGCTCCCTGGAGATGACCCCGGAGGCCGAGCTGACCTTCGAGATCATCAGGGCGGTCTTCACCCTCGGACTGGCGGCCACCCAGGCGGCCGTCGTCCTCGTCCCGCTCATGCCGGGCGGCGTCGACCAGCTCCGCGCCTTCCTCGCCCAGTTCGGCATCCAGGGCTAGGACACAGAGAAAGGGCCCGCAGTTCCGTCACGGAACTGCGGGCCCTCCTGTCATCCGAGGATGCCCGCCCCCATCGTCGCCTTGAGGTCACCCATGAGGGAACCGGAGCGGTCGACGCGCAGGTGCTCACCGAGGATCATCATGGTGGACTCCTCGCCGTTGACCAGCTTGAGGTAGACGTCGGAGTCGCCGGCGTTGCGGACGAGGACCTCCTTGAGCTTCGCGATGGTGTCCATCGTGCACTGGTCCGTCCGCATCGTCAGGCGCAGCGGCAGGCCCGCACCGTTGCCGGGGCCCAGCTCGGGGACCTTGAGGTCGTCGCAGAACAGGGACATGCGGTCGTCTCGGATGGACACGTGCGCCTTCGCGAGGATGATGTTGTCCTCCACGATCGACGAGCTCACCAGCGAGTAGACCTTGTTGAACACCAGCAGTTCGACCTGCGCGCCGTTGTGGTCCTCCACCGTGACGATCGCCCAGGGAGAGCCGTCGCGCTTGGAGAAGCGCCGGTCCACCGCCGAGATGATCCCGCCGATGAGGACCTCCGCGCCGTGGCGCATCTCGCCGGCCAGGATCGTGGTCAGGGCGGTGTCGGTCTGCGCCTCGAGGGCCTCCTCGTAGCCGTCGAGCGGGTGACCGGAGACGTAGAGACCGAGCATCTCGCGTTCGAGGGCGAGCTCGTGCTTGCGGTCCCAGTTGTCGTCGGGGATGTCGATGGCGAAGACGCTCACGTTCTCCTCGTCCTCGCCGCCGAAACCCGCGAAGAGGTCGAACTGCCCCTTGTCGGCGGCCTTCTTGGTGGCCAGGACGGCGTCCACCGCATCCTCGTGGACGAGCATGAGGCCCTTGCGGGGATGCCCGAGGGAGTCGAAGGCGCCGGCCTTGATGAGGGACTCGGTGATGCGCTTGTTGCAGGGCAGCAGGTCGATCTTCTCCAGGTAGTCGGAGAAGTTGGCGAAGGTGCCCTTGGTCCGCCGCGTCTCGACGATCGAGTCGACCACCTCGGCACCGACGTTGCGGATCGCGCCGAGGCCGAAACGGATGTCCTCGCCGACGGCCAGGAAGTCGTTCTCCGACTCGTTGATGTCCGGGGACAGGACCTTCAGTCCGAGGTGGCGGCAGTCGCCGAGGTAGATGGCGGACTTGTCCTTGCGGTCCGCCACCGAGGTGAGCAGCGCCGCCATGTACTCCGGGGCGTAGTGGGCCTTGAGGTAGGCCGTCCAGAAGGAGACCAGGCCGTAGCCTGCGGCGTGCGACTTGTTGAACGCGTACGAGGCGAATGGGAGGATCGTGTCCCACAGTGCCTTGATCGGCTCCGGGCCGAAACCGTTGGACTTCATGCCCTCGGAGAACTTCGCGTACTCCTTCTCCAGGACCTCCGCCTGCTTCTTGCCCATGGCCTTACGGAAACCGTCTGCTTCACCGGCCGTGTAGTTGGCGAGCTTCTGCGCGATACGCATGATCTGCTCCTGGTACACGATGAGACCGTAGGTCTCCTCGAGGATGTCCTCGAGCGCGTCGCCTAGATCCGGGTGAATGGGCTCGATCGGCTTGCGCCCGTTCTTGCGGTCCGCGTAGTCGAGGTGCGCGTTGACGCCCATCGGGCCGGGGCGGTACAGCGCCAGGGAGGCGACGATATCGTTGAAGCCCGTCGGCTGCATGCGCTTGAGCAGTTCCTGCATGCCGCCGGAGTCCAGCTGGAAGACACCCAGGGTGGAGCCGCGGCCCAGGAGTTCGTAGGTCTCCTTGTCCTCGACGGAGAGGTTCTCCAGGTCGAGGTCGATGCCGCGGTTCTTCTTGATGTTCGCCAGGGCGTCACCGATGACGGTGAGGTTGCGCAGGCCCAGGAAGTCCATCTTCAGCAGGCCGATGGCCTCACACGCCGGGTAGTCCCAGCCGGTGATGAGCGCACCGTCGGCGGGGCGCTTCCACATGGGCACGTGGTCGAGCAGGGGCACGGACGCCATGATCACCGCACAGGCGTGGACGCCCGCCTGTCGGACGACGCCCTCGAGGCCGCGGGCGGTCTCGTAGATCTTCGCGACGTCCGGGTCGGTCTCGATGAGGGTGCGCACCGCGCCCGCCTCGTTGTAGCGCTCGTGGTCCGGGTCCATGATGCCGGCGAGGGGGATGTCCTTCGCCATGATCGGCGGCGGGAGTTCCTTCGTGATGCGGTCGGCCATCTGGTAGCCGGCCTGGCCGAACTGCACGCGGGCGGAGTCCTTGAGGGCCTGCTTCGTCTTCACCGTGCCGAAGGTGATCACCTGGGCGATCTTGTCCTCACCCCAGCGCTCGGCGGCGTAGCGGATCATCTCACCACGGCGGCGGTCATCGAAGTCGATATCGATATCAGGTGCCGACGGGCGCTCCGGGTTGAGGAAACGCTCGAAGAGCAGGCCGTGCTCGATGGGGTCGATGTTGGTGATCGTCAGCGCGTAGGCCACGAGTGCACCCGCCGCGGAACCACGGCCCGGGCCGACCCAGATGCCGATCGAGCGGGCGTGCTTGATGATCTCGGCGACGATGAGGAAGTACGACGGGTACCCCTTCATGTCGATGACCTCGATCTCGTAGTTCGCGCGGTCGATGTACTCCTGCGGGATCTCGCCGCCGTCGAAACGCTCGCGGAGGCCCGCCATCACCTCGTGGTGCAGCCACGTCGTCGGGGTGTGACCGTCGGGGACGTCGGCGATCGGCATGCGGTCATGGGGGTGGGACTCCCAGATCTCGCCGTAGTCCTGGACACGCTCGGCGATGAGCAGGGTGTTGTCGCAGCCGTCGGGCACGGTGTCGTCGAAAAGTGCGCGCATCTCCGCGGCGGTCTTGATGTAGTAGCCGGTGCCGTCGAACTTGAAGCGGTCCTCGTCGTGGAGGGTCTTGCCGGTCTGCACGCAGAGCATCGCCTCGTGGGCGGTGGCCTGCGACTCGAGGACGTAGTGGCAGTCGTTGGTCACCAGCGGCGGCAGGTCCAACTTCTTGCCGATCTCCAGCAGCTCCCGACGCACGCGCTGCTCGATGTGCAGCCCGTGGTCCATGAGCTCGAGGAAGTAGTTCTCCTTGCCGTAGATGTCCTGCCACATCGCGGCGGCCTCGAGGGCCTGGTCGAACTGGCCGAGGCGCAGCCGGGTCTGGACGTCACCAGAGGGGCAGCCGGTGGTGGCGATGATGCCGTCGGCACGCTCGGCGATGAGCTCGGCGTCCATGCGCGGCCACTTGCCCAGCTGCCCCTCGTAGGAGGCCATCGACGAGAGGTAGAAGAGGTTCTTCAGGCCGGTGGCGTTCTCCGCGATCATCGTCTGGTGCAGGTAGGCACCGGAGGCGGAGACGTCGTCGGACTTCTGGTGCGGCTCACCCCAGCGCACACGGTTCTTGTTGAAGCGGCTCTCCGGCGCGAGGTACGCCTCGATGCCGATGATCGGCTTCACCCCGGCCTTCGTCATCGCCCGGTAGAAGGCGTCGGAGCCAAACATGTTGCCGTGGTCGGTGATTCCCACGGCCGGCATCCCCTGCCGCACGACCTCGTCGGCGAGCATGTCGATCTTCGCCATGCCGTCGAGCATCGAGAACTCGGTGTGGTTGTGGAGGTGCACGAAAGAGGAGTTCTTGGCCATGGATGTGAGTGTATCGAGTCGGTCAAACAGGCATGCCCGCACGCTTTGATATGACCTGCGGGTACGATCCCACCCATGATCTTCGGCCTGCTCGCCTACCTCCTGTGGGGGCTCTTCCCGGCGTTCTTCCCGCTGCTGCTGCCGGCAGCTCCGGTGGAGATCCTGGCGCACCGCATCCTGTGGACCGCCGTCATCATGTCCGGGGTGCTCACCGTGGTGCGTGGCTGGGGTGAGCTGCGGCGGGCGTCGGGACGCTCGTGGGCGCTCATCCTCGCCGCCGGCGTGCTCATCTCCTCCAACTGGGGAATCTACGTCCTGGCGGTGAACACGAATCATGTGGCCGACGCCGCGTTGGGGTACTTCATCAACCCGCTGCTCGCGGTGCTGCTGGGTGTGGTGTTCCTCCGTGAGCGGCTCACCGGGCTGCAGGTCGTCGCGGTGGCGATCGCGACGGTCGGTGTCCTGCAGCTGACGTTCCTGTCGGGTCAGGCTCCGGTGATGGCGCTGGGGATGGCGATCTCCTTCGGGCTGTACGGCCTGGTGAAGAAGCAGGTGCAGGTGTCCCCGATCGCCTCGCTGGCCGCCGAGACCCTGGTCATGGCTCCCCTGGCCGCGATGTACCTGCTGTGGATCGGGGGCGGCACGTTCCTCACGGAGGGTCCCTCCCACACGGCGCTGCTGGTGCTCTCGGGGCTCATCACGACGGTCCCGCTGCTGCTCTTCGGCGTGGCGGCGAAGCGCCTGCCGTTGAGCACCGTGGGCATGATCCAGTACATGACGCCGACGATGCAGATGCTGTGGGCGCTGTTCGTCACGCAGGAGCACCTGTCCCCGGCGCGCTGGGCCGGGTTCATCATCATCTGGATCGCGGTGGCGGTCTACGTGTACGACCTCATGCGCCGGTCTCGATCCAGAACTGGCAGATCGGTGTAGTCATCCCCCAGCCACGGGCGAAGTCATCGACGGGGCGGATGTTCTCCAGCACTCCCCCGCAGGCGCGGATGACACCTATCGACGCCGCGTTGTCCTCCCGGCAGGTCACCAGCACCCGGCGCAGCCCCAGGACGGCAGCCTCCCACAGGACGGCCCGGAGCATGAAGGTCGCCAGCCCCTGTCCGCGGGCGGAGGGGCGCACCCCGTAGCCGATGTGGCCAAAGAGCTCGCGGAGCTGCAGGCTGTTGAGGTAGTGGCGCAACTGGACGGCGCCAAGGTACACGTCGTCCTCGACAAGCCAGAAGTTGCTGTCCGGGGCGAAGCCCTCCGGCCGCTCCGGGGAGATGAGCAGCTCGACCCAGCGGCCGAAATCCGCCCGGTCGCGGAGGTCGAGGCCGTTGAGTTCAGCCAGGTGGTAGGCTGCCCCCTCCTGGTCGAAGGTGCCCCATTCGGTGGCGGATTCCAGCCAGGACCGGTGGAGTTCGACGGTGGGGGCGACCAGTTTCATACCCGAATTCTAGGGCACCTCGACCGGGCGCACCCCGAAGCGGCCCCACGCGGCGTCGGCGGGCAGGGTCTCGAGGGCGGCGACCTGCGGTGCCTCGGCGAGCTGCCGCAGGGTGTCGCCGTTATCGCGGACGACGACGGCGTCGAGGTGCTCCGGCACAGGGACCGTGCCGACGCCCTGCAGGGACGCCGCGATGCGGTCGAGTTCCCGCTGGAACACGTCCTCCCGCCCCTCCCCCGAGACAGGTTCGGGCAGGGAGAAGGGCGCGGCGAGCTGGACGATCATCGCGTTGACGCGGGCGACGTCGTCCAGCAGGTCTCCCGCCTCCGCGGGGGTCAGCGGTGCGGTGAAGGTGACGAGGGCGTAGACGGGCTGGTCGGCGGGGGCGTCGAGAAGCGAGGTCCGGGCGCGCTCGGAGTAGGCGGCGAAGGACTCCCCCGAGTCCGTGCCCAGCATGTCGCCCTGCGGCGGGACGGGTTTGTGGGTGGCGTCGTCGAGGAAGGCGAGGACGAGGGCACCGAGCAGCGCCACGACGGCCAGGATGGCCAGGCTGCGGCGGATCATCCCCGGATCACCTCGAGGGCGTGGGCCAGGTCGTCCGGGTAGGGGGCCTCGATCTCCATGTACTCGCCCGTGCCCGGGTGGTGGAAGCCGAGCCGCACGGCGTGCAGCCACTGGCGGATGAGGCCGAGACGTTCGGCCAGGGCCGGGTCCGAGCCGTACATCGGGTCGCCGACGCACGGGTGCCCGATCGCGGACATGTGCACGCGGATCTGGTGGGTGCGGCCGGTCTCCAGGTCGATCTCGAGGAGCGTCGCCTCCCGGAAGGCCTCGATCGTCTCGTAGTGGGTGATCGCCGGCTTGCCGTCGGTGGTCACGGCGAAACGCCAGCCGGCGGAGGGGTGCCGGCCGATGGGGGCGTCGATGGTGCCGGTGAACGGGTCCGGGTGCCCCTGGACCAGCGCGTGGTAGACCTTGCGCACCGTGCGGTCACGGAAGGCGTTCTTGAGCACCGTGTAGGCACGTTCGGAGGCGGCGACGACCATGACGCCGGAGGTGCCGACGTCGAGACGCTGCACGATGCCCTTGCGCTCCGGCGGGCCGGACGTGGAGATGCGGAACCCGGCGGCGGCCAGACCACCGACGACGGTCGGTCCCTCCCAGCCGACGGTCGGGTGCGCGGCGACGCCCACCGGCTTGTGCACCGCGATGATGTCGTTGTCCGAGTAGAGGATGTCCATGCCCTCGATCAGCTCCTCCTTGGGGGTCAGATCGGGGGCCGCGGGCAGTGTCACCTCCAGCCAGGAACCCTCGTGGAGGCGGTCGGACTTGCCGACGGCCTGCCCGTCGACGAGCACGTCACCCTCGGTGGCCAGGTCTGCGGCGACCGTGCGGGAGATGCCGAGGAGCTTGGAGAGGGCGGCGTCGACACGCATGCCGGCCAGTCCCTCCGGGACGGGGAGAGTACGGGTGTCGCGGGTCATGCGGCCACCTTCGCCTTCCGCTCCTCCAGGAACAGCACGAGGACGAACACGACGACACCGACCGTGATGGCGGCGTCGGCGACGTTGAACACCGCGAAACCACCCACGGAGATGAAGTCCACGACGTGTCCGAACCAGAAACCCGGCTCACGGAACAGCCGGTCGATGAGGTTGCCCAGCGCGCCGCCGGCAATGAGCGCCAGCCCGAACGCCTGGCCCCGGTCGTGGATGCGGCGGGCGGCGACGGAGATGCCCACCACGAAGAGCAGCTGGATGGTGGTGAACAGCCAGGTGGAGTTCTCCCCCATGGAGAAGGCCGCACCCGGGTTGAACAGCAGCAGGAAGCGGAACCAGTCGCCGATGACGGGGAACGGCACCCCCGGTTCCAGCCACGCCAGCATGAGCGCCTTGGTGGCCTGGTCGATGGCCGCCACCGCAAGGATGATCACCGCCATGAAGGTGACGTTCCGGGAGGATGGTCTCGACTTTGTCTCACTCACGGCCCCCATCATTCCCCACCACGGCCGTGCGGGTCCACCCGGTGACCTGCCTGCGGTAGCCTTGACGAGGTGTTCTCCCGTGTTCCGCGGATCGCCGCCGCTCTCGGCGCCACCGCCCTTCTCGCCCTGACCGCCTGCACCTCCGAGCAGCCGGACCCGACGATCGAGGCCGCCGTCGGCCTGCCTGTCGACGCCGCCCGCATCACCGTCGTGTCCACCGGCGCCACCGGCACCGACGCCCGCGTCCTCACCTACGCGGACGTCGACGCGGAGCAGTCCGTCGAGGTCGAGGTCGCCGAGGGGTTCAACCAGCTGCTCATGCGTGCCGACACCGTCGACGTGCAGGCCCCGGCGGGCGGGGACGTCACCCGTCTGACGGTGCCGCTCACCGGTGCCACCACGGTCGCGGGCGAGGCCGTTGAGGGTGAGCGTCCCGCGACCCGGGACGTCGAGTTCCGTGTCGGGCGGCCCGCCGCCGACAACCTCGAGCTCACCGACGACATCCGCTCCGCCGAAGGCTTCCTCCTGGGCTGGCGCGCCGGGGACGCCGGGGACGTGTCCACCGTCCGTCTGGCGGCCCCGAAGGAGGCCACCGACGAGGGGCGGGCGCTCGTCGAGAAGGCGCTGATGAAGCTGCTCAGCCTGCCGGTCGTGTTCCCGGAGGAGGCCGTCGGCGAGGGTGCCACCTGGTCGGTGGACACCCGCGTCACCGGCGAGTCGACGCTCCTGCAGACCGCGACGTACACGATCACCGGCATCGACGGCGACCGCGTGGACCTGGATGTCAGCGTCCAGCAGCGCCCCGCCCTCGGTGCCCTGGAGATGGAGGACGGCCAGTCGCTGAACGTCCTCAACTCGAACACCACCAGTGAAGGCACGCTCACCGTCGACCTCGGCCGACCCCTGCCGGTCGACGGGCGTGTCTCCTACACCACCCGCGTCATCTACGGTGGCGCAGACTCCGACGTCCGCGTGGTCCAGGACTCCACCACGTCCCTGGCGTTCGCTGACTCCCCCGACAGTTAGGAACCACCATGGCCTCCCCACACCACATCAAGGTTGACGGCGTCAGCTTCACCTACCCCGGTTCGATCCGGCGGGTGCTGACGGACATCACGTTCGCCGTGCCCTCCGAACGCGTGACCGGCCTGATCGGGGAGAACGGTTCCGGCAAGTCGACGCTGCTGCAGCTCATCGCCGGCGAGCTGGAACCGGACGTCGGGGAGATCACCACTCCCCCGGTCACCGGTTTCATCGAGCAGGAGACGCAGCTGCCCTTCACCTCCCCGGCGTCCGCGCTGATCGACGCCGCGGTGTCGGAGCTGCGCGACGTCGAGAAGCAGATCGCCGTGGTCTCCGAGCGCATGGCCGAGGAACCCGACAACCCGCGGTTGGCGGAGGAGTTCGACGCGGCGCTGGCGATGGCGGAGCAGTCCGGCGTGTGGGAGCTCGACTCCCGTATCGCGACGGTGCTCGCCGGGCTGGGCCTGGCGAACGTGCCGCTGGGGACGACGCTGGGCGACATGTCCGGTGGCCAGCGTCGTCGTTTCGCGCTCGCGGCGCTGCTGCTGCGGCCGGTCGACGCGATGGTCCTCGACGAGCCGACGAACCACCTCGACGATGACGGCGTGGACTTCCTCATCAGGGAGCTCGCCGAGTTCAAGGGGCCGGTGCTCGTGGCCAGCCACGACCGTTTCTTCCTGGACAAGGCGGCCGACTCGCTCGTCGACCTCGACCCGGGTCTCGGGCACGAGGGCGGCGGTGGCGAGGACACGCGGCAGGGCACGCTGTTCACGGGTTCCTTCACCGACTACCTGGAGTCCCGCGAGGACATCCGACGTCGCTGGGAGGAGCTCTACACCGTGCAGGAGCACGAGCGGGCCCGCCTGGAGAAAGCTGCGGAGCAGACCGCGGAGGACGTGTTCCACAGTCAGGTGTCGAAGTCGGAGTCGCGGATCTCGGACAAGTTCTTCGCCGACCGCGCCGCCAAGACCGTGGGCAACCGTCTGCGTTCCGCCCGCAACCGCCTCGAGGCCCTCGAGCGTGACGAGCTGCCGAAGCCCCCGGCACGTCTGACCTTTCACGGCATCCCCGAGCACACGTCGGCGTCACTGGGTGAGCCCGCGGTCTTCGCCAGGGACATCTGGGTGGGTGACCGCCTCGGTCCCCTGACGGTGAAGATGAACCCCGGCGACCACTGGCTCATCGAGGGGCCGAACGGGGCCGGCAAGTCGACGTTCCTCAAGGTCGTCGAGGGCAAGTGGGAGATCACCGCCGGTGAGCTGCGCATCCCGGAGGAGGTGGTGATCGGCCGTCTCAGCCAGGATGACGAGTGGACGGACCTCGACCTCACCGCGGAGGAGATCTTCGCGTCGAAGGTGCCCCCGAAGTCCCCGTCCCTGGTCGACATGGGGCTGATGAACGAGGAGACGGTCACCCGCCCCCTGGGCGAACTGTCCCTCGGCCAGCGACGCCGCGTGTCGCTGGGCATCATCCTGGCGTCACCGCCGGACATCCTGCTTCTCGACGAGCCCACCAACCACCTCTCCCTCGCGTTGGCGGAGGAACTGGAGGAGGCTCTGTCGACGTTCCCGGGCACGGTGCTGCTGGCGACGCATGACCGGTGGATCCGCCGCAGGTGGGCGGTACGCACGGACGGCCGC of the Corynebacterium humireducens NBRC 106098 = DSM 45392 genome contains:
- the dnaE gene encoding DNA polymerase III subunit alpha, which codes for MAKNSSFVHLHNHTEFSMLDGMAKIDMLADEVVRQGMPAVGITDHGNMFGSDAFYRAMTKAGVKPIIGIEAYLAPESRFNKNRVRWGEPHQKSDDVSASGAYLHQTMIAENATGLKNLFYLSSMASYEGQLGKWPRMDAELIAERADGIIATTGCPSGDVQTRLRLGQFDQALEAAAMWQDIYGKENYFLELMDHGLHIEQRVRRELLEIGKKLDLPPLVTNDCHYVLESQATAHEAMLCVQTGKTLHDEDRFKFDGTGYYIKTAAEMRALFDDTVPDGCDNTLLIAERVQDYGEIWESHPHDRMPIADVPDGHTPTTWLHHEVMAGLRERFDGGEIPQEYIDRANYEIEVIDMKGYPSYFLIVAEIIKHARSIGIWVGPGRGSAAGALVAYALTITNIDPIEHGLLFERFLNPERPSAPDIDIDFDDRRRGEMIRYAAERWGEDKIAQVITFGTVKTKQALKDSARVQFGQAGYQMADRITKELPPPIMAKDIPLAGIMDPDHERYNEAGAVRTLIETDPDVAKIYETARGLEGVVRQAGVHACAVIMASVPLLDHVPMWKRPADGALITGWDYPACEAIGLLKMDFLGLRNLTVIGDALANIKKNRGIDLDLENLSVEDKETYELLGRGSTLGVFQLDSGGMQELLKRMQPTGFNDIVASLALYRPGPMGVNAHLDYADRKNGRKPIEPIHPDLGDALEDILEETYGLIVYQEQIMRIAQKLANYTAGEADGFRKAMGKKQAEVLEKEYAKFSEGMKSNGFGPEPIKALWDTILPFASYAFNKSHAAGYGLVSFWTAYLKAHYAPEYMAALLTSVADRKDKSAIYLGDCRHLGLKVLSPDINESENDFLAVGEDIRFGLGAIRNVGAEVVDSIVETRRTKGTFANFSDYLEKIDLLPCNKRITESLIKAGAFDSLGHPRKGLMLVHEDAVDAVLATKKAADKGQFDLFAGFGGEDEENVSVFAIDIPDDNWDRKHELALEREMLGLYVSGHPLDGYEEALEAQTDTALTTILAGEMRHGAEVLIGGIISAVDRRFSKRDGSPWAIVTVEDHNGAQVELLVFNKVYSLVSSSIVEDNIILAKAHVSIRDDRMSLFCDDLKVPELGPGNGAGLPLRLTMRTDQCTMDTIAKLKEVLVRNAGDSDVYLKLVNGEESTMMILGEHLRVDRSGSLMGDLKATMGAGILG
- the rarD gene encoding EamA family transporter RarD; the protein is MIFGLLAYLLWGLFPAFFPLLLPAAPVEILAHRILWTAVIMSGVLTVVRGWGELRRASGRSWALILAAGVLISSNWGIYVLAVNTNHVADAALGYFINPLLAVLLGVVFLRERLTGLQVVAVAIATVGVLQLTFLSGQAPVMALGMAISFGLYGLVKKQVQVSPIASLAAETLVMAPLAAMYLLWIGGGTFLTEGPSHTALLVLSGLITTVPLLLFGVAAKRLPLSTVGMIQYMTPTMQMLWALFVTQEHLSPARWAGFIIIWIAVAVYVYDLMRRSRSRTGRSV
- a CDS encoding GNAT family N-acetyltransferase — encoded protein: MKLVAPTVELHRSWLESATEWGTFDQEGAAYHLAELNGLDLRDRADFGRWVELLISPERPEGFAPDSNFWLVEDDVYLGAVQLRHYLNSLQLRELFGHIGYGVRPSARGQGLATFMLRAVLWEAAVLGLRRVLVTCREDNAASIGVIRACGGVLENIRPVDDFARGWGMTTPICQFWIETGA
- a CDS encoding RluA family pseudouridine synthase, with product MTRDTRTLPVPEGLAGMRVDAALSKLLGISRTVAADLATEGDVLVDGQAVGKSDRLHEGSWLEVTLPAAPDLTPKEELIEGMDILYSDNDIIAVHKPVGVAAHPTVGWEGPTVVGGLAAAGFRISTSGPPERKGIVQRLDVGTSGVMVVAASERAYTVLKNAFRDRTVRKVYHALVQGHPDPFTGTIDAPIGRHPSAGWRFAVTTDGKPAITHYETIEAFREATLLEIDLETGRTHQIRVHMSAIGHPCVGDPMYGSDPALAERLGLIRQWLHAVRLGFHHPGTGEYMEIEAPYPDDLAHALEVIRG
- the lspA gene encoding signal peptidase II — encoded protein: MGAVSETKSRPSSRNVTFMAVIILAVAAIDQATKALMLAWLEPGVPFPVIGDWFRFLLLFNPGAAFSMGENSTWLFTTIQLLFVVGISVAARRIHDRGQAFGLALIAGGALGNLIDRLFREPGFWFGHVVDFISVGGFAVFNVADAAITVGVVVFVLVLFLEERKAKVAA
- a CDS encoding ABC-F family ATP-binding cassette domain-containing protein; the encoded protein is MASPHHIKVDGVSFTYPGSIRRVLTDITFAVPSERVTGLIGENGSGKSTLLQLIAGELEPDVGEITTPPVTGFIEQETQLPFTSPASALIDAAVSELRDVEKQIAVVSERMAEEPDNPRLAEEFDAALAMAEQSGVWELDSRIATVLAGLGLANVPLGTTLGDMSGGQRRRFALAALLLRPVDAMVLDEPTNHLDDDGVDFLIRELAEFKGPVLVASHDRFFLDKAADSLVDLDPGLGHEGGGGEDTRQGTLFTGSFTDYLESREDIRRRWEELYTVQEHERARLEKAAEQTAEDVFHSQVSKSESRISDKFFADRAAKTVGNRLRSARNRLEALERDELPKPPARLTFHGIPEHTSASLGEPAVFARDIWVGDRLGPLTVKMNPGDHWLIEGPNGAGKSTFLKVVEGKWEITAGELRIPEEVVIGRLSQDDEWTDLDLTAEEIFASKVPPKSPSLVDMGLMNEETVTRPLGELSLGQRRRVSLGIILASPPDILLLDEPTNHLSLALAEELEEALSTFPGTVLLATHDRWIRRRWAVRTDGRGKVLTLPGRRDD